One region of Niallia sp. Man26 genomic DNA includes:
- a CDS encoding NAD(P)-dependent oxidoreductase produces the protein MSLISKVNLSANFLEAAPPLSAQEATEEANRCLYCYDAPCITACPTGINIPSFIKKIASGNMKGSAKTIMTANPVGASCARVCPTEELCEGACVLNSSTKPIMIGNLQRYATDWAIKNKQVMFKAGISNGKRIAIVGGGPAGLSAARELALLGYKVTIFEAEKEAGGLNTYGIVSFRLPKEISYWEVEQVKSLDVEIRTNTRVGTDISASALLENYDSVLLAIGMANVPDLNIAGEKLDGVYDAIEFVKETKTKPITNHLVGKKVAVIGAGNTAIDAATCSVRLGAEQVQIVYRRTAAEMTAYRFEYEFAKQDGVEFKWLTAPQTIISDEAGNVTALECVKMELGEPDEDGRSKPAAVCGSEFKLDVDVVIKAIGQSRHLPLIEQFELDHDGGVISINLNSYQTSNEKVFACGDAIFGKGQGEAMVVSAAQQGKESAYAIHRKLTQETAETA, from the coding sequence ATGAGTCTCATTTCAAAAGTAAATTTATCCGCTAATTTTTTAGAAGCAGCACCGCCTCTTTCAGCACAGGAGGCAACAGAAGAAGCGAACCGCTGTCTTTACTGTTATGATGCGCCGTGTATTACTGCATGTCCTACAGGAATTAATATTCCGTCTTTTATTAAAAAAATCGCGTCAGGAAATATGAAAGGGTCTGCTAAAACAATAATGACAGCCAATCCTGTTGGTGCCAGCTGTGCAAGAGTATGTCCGACAGAGGAATTGTGTGAAGGAGCTTGCGTGTTGAACTCCTCTACAAAGCCAATCATGATTGGCAATCTCCAGCGTTATGCGACAGATTGGGCAATAAAGAATAAGCAAGTAATGTTTAAGGCAGGCATAAGCAATGGCAAAAGGATAGCGATTGTCGGGGGAGGACCTGCTGGCCTGTCTGCGGCAAGAGAGCTTGCACTGCTTGGCTACAAGGTGACCATCTTTGAAGCAGAGAAGGAGGCAGGCGGGCTGAACACTTATGGAATTGTCTCGTTCCGCCTTCCGAAGGAAATTTCCTATTGGGAAGTGGAGCAGGTGAAGAGTCTTGATGTGGAAATCCGCACAAATACAAGAGTAGGTACTGATATTTCTGCGAGTGCTCTTCTCGAAAACTATGATTCTGTTCTCTTGGCAATAGGGATGGCGAATGTCCCTGACTTGAATATAGCTGGTGAGAAACTGGATGGTGTGTATGATGCCATTGAATTCGTGAAGGAAACAAAGACAAAGCCCATTACGAATCACTTAGTCGGAAAGAAAGTAGCAGTTATCGGGGCAGGAAACACAGCGATTGATGCTGCTACTTGTTCTGTCCGCCTCGGAGCAGAGCAAGTTCAGATTGTATATCGTCGGACAGCAGCGGAAATGACCGCCTATCGATTTGAATACGAATTTGCTAAACAAGATGGAGTAGAGTTTAAGTGGCTGACAGCTCCTCAAACGATTATCAGCGATGAGGCTGGCAACGTCACAGCTCTGGAGTGTGTGAAAATGGAGCTTGGCGAGCCTGACGAGGATGGCCGCTCTAAGCCCGCAGCTGTCTGTGGTTCGGAATTCAAGCTTGATGTTGACGTCGTAATAAAGGCGATTGGGCAATCACGTCATTTGCCCCTGATTGAGCAATTTGAACTTGATCATGATGGCGGAGTCATTTCTATTAATTTAAATTCTTATCAAACTTCTAACGAAAAGGTATTTGCATGCGGAGATGCGATTTTTGGCAAAGGACAGGGAGAGGCAATGGTTGTGTCTGCCGCACAGCAAGGGAAGGAAAGTGCTTATGCGATTCACAGGAAACTGACTCAAGAAACAGCAGAGACAGCTTAA
- a CDS encoding aspartate aminotransferase family protein: protein MDQLRTASWTEKDQGNVWHHISPYVEEKPAMITAKGEGAWLTDHEGNRYMDGMSGLWCVNIGYGREELAQAAFEQMKELCYAPLTQSHLPAIQLAEKINEWLEGEYMIFYSNSGSEANEVAFKISRQYHQQNGNSGRYKFISRHRAYHGSSMGALAATGQALRKYKYEPLASGFLHVAPPDPYRRSNGMTAKEHSNLRAEELEQKIIWEQKETIAAVIMEPLITGGGILIPDKVYIEKVQEICEKYGVLLIIDEVICGFGRTGKKFGHQHFGIKPDIVTMAKGLTSAYLPLSVTAVKKEIFEKFKGTEENVHFRHINTFGGNPSACAVALKNLEIIEAENLVDRSAEKGSFLLKELLPLAETHPNIGDVRGLGMIVGIELVANKQSKEPAPSAFAAKIVQACRQEGLIIGKNGDTVDGYNNVLTICPPLSSTDADLMYLIGTLKKVLAENICK, encoded by the coding sequence ATGGATCAGCTGCGAACTGCTTCATGGACTGAAAAGGATCAAGGGAATGTTTGGCATCATATCTCTCCATATGTGGAGGAAAAGCCGGCAATGATAACAGCTAAAGGAGAGGGGGCATGGCTGACTGACCATGAAGGGAACAGGTATATGGACGGTATGTCAGGGCTTTGGTGTGTGAATATCGGATACGGCAGGGAGGAGCTCGCCCAAGCAGCATTTGAGCAGATGAAGGAGCTTTGCTATGCCCCGTTAACACAGAGCCACTTGCCTGCTATACAGCTTGCAGAAAAAATCAATGAATGGCTGGAAGGCGAATATATGATTTTCTATTCAAACAGCGGTTCAGAAGCAAATGAGGTAGCTTTTAAAATCAGCCGCCAATATCACCAGCAAAATGGGAATTCAGGCCGCTATAAGTTCATTTCCCGGCATCGAGCTTATCATGGCAGTTCCATGGGAGCGTTAGCTGCAACAGGACAGGCATTGCGGAAATATAAATATGAGCCTTTAGCGTCTGGCTTCCTGCACGTAGCACCTCCCGATCCGTACCGCCGATCTAACGGCATGACAGCAAAAGAGCATAGTAATTTAAGGGCAGAGGAATTGGAACAGAAAATTATCTGGGAGCAGAAGGAAACCATCGCCGCTGTTATTATGGAGCCGTTAATTACAGGCGGCGGCATTCTGATTCCAGATAAAGTGTATATCGAAAAGGTGCAAGAGATATGCGAGAAATATGGTGTCCTTCTCATCATTGATGAGGTGATTTGCGGGTTTGGCCGAACAGGGAAAAAATTCGGTCATCAGCATTTTGGAATAAAACCGGATATTGTGACGATGGCCAAGGGGCTGACAAGTGCCTATCTGCCTTTATCTGTGACCGCCGTAAAAAAGGAAATCTTTGAGAAGTTCAAAGGAACTGAAGAGAATGTCCATTTTCGCCATATCAATACATTTGGCGGAAATCCATCCGCCTGTGCTGTCGCTTTGAAAAACCTTGAAATTATCGAGGCGGAGAATCTGGTAGACAGATCAGCAGAAAAAGGCTCCTTTCTTCTCAAGGAGCTGCTGCCCCTTGCCGAGACTCACCCGAACATCGGGGATGTCCGCGGATTAGGAATGATTGTCGGCATCGAGCTTGTTGCTAATAAACAAAGCAAAGAGCCAGCACCGTCTGCTTTTGCTGCCAAGATTGTTCAAGCGTGCCGGCAGGAAGGACTCATTATTGGGAAGAATGGCGACACTGTCGACGGCTACAATAATGTGCTGACCATTTGTCCGCCCTTATCAAGTACAGATGCAGATCTCATGTATTTGATTGGGACATTGAAGAAAGTATTGGCTGAGAATATTTGTAAGTAG
- a CDS encoding PucR family transcriptional regulator: MKMMLTVEDVLQRKPFHSAKVLAGRKGLNRPVKWSHILEVNNAEEFVNGEELILTTGMNLQHGQKSQLAYIEKLIKLNTACICIELGSSILGIAQDALALAEMHDYPVIVFEETVKFVEITQDLHTAIINSHHEMLTDLDRLSTEFHSLSLQPNGIMKILQAVYQYFHKPACFLSPDSIQYYPVNKKEAAFFIKELDLENRPYMEHNDDILLSAAVRMFDQVWGYIVLMEADQIHHDFSTLVLDRAATAISQVTLRYKELAEKKHCLEEDFIRSCLSNDSVDFNRFHSILPTYYANAAYRLLCIPTHQNQLSFMNSKADFQNTHTAMMLRTLLQKEGYSPIISVHPHEIICIIFSSPSNVNTNGQWEKLRVKLTQLCAKLLNGQLFGISSSYSSLELVTKAYEEANDVLHLRKQAEIISPFFDNLGIYRLLLPLQKTGALQRYIEDYIGGIIEYDKVNNSELLKTLAVYFECNGSRKMAAERLFIVRQTLYHRLEKLRSLLGDGFTEPTSRLALEAAIKGYELENSLRKKQENLLIHEGRN, encoded by the coding sequence ATGAAGATGATGCTGACAGTTGAGGATGTTTTGCAGCGCAAGCCATTTCATTCTGCAAAGGTGCTTGCAGGGAGGAAAGGACTAAACCGTCCCGTGAAGTGGTCTCATATATTAGAAGTCAATAATGCAGAGGAATTTGTAAACGGCGAGGAGCTGATTTTAACGACAGGCATGAATCTGCAGCACGGTCAAAAAAGTCAGTTAGCTTATATAGAAAAGCTGATTAAGCTGAATACTGCTTGCATATGTATCGAGCTTGGCTCCTCCATACTTGGGATTGCACAAGATGCACTGGCACTTGCAGAGATGCATGATTATCCTGTTATTGTGTTTGAAGAAACAGTCAAATTTGTCGAAATCACGCAGGATTTACATACTGCAATCATTAATAGTCACCACGAAATGCTGACTGACCTTGACCGGCTGTCAACGGAATTTCACTCCCTTTCCTTGCAGCCTAACGGCATCATGAAAATATTGCAGGCTGTTTACCAGTATTTTCACAAGCCAGCCTGCTTTCTCTCACCAGACTCTATTCAATATTATCCAGTTAATAAAAAGGAAGCTGCGTTTTTTATAAAGGAACTAGACTTAGAGAATCGGCCATATATGGAGCATAATGATGACATCCTTCTTTCAGCAGCAGTTCGGATGTTTGACCAGGTGTGGGGCTATATCGTCTTAATGGAAGCTGATCAAATCCATCATGATTTCTCCACACTTGTACTTGACCGAGCGGCAACTGCCATATCACAAGTGACTCTGCGCTATAAAGAATTAGCAGAAAAAAAGCATTGTTTAGAAGAGGATTTCATTCGCTCCTGCTTGTCCAACGACTCTGTCGACTTTAATCGTTTTCATTCTATCTTGCCTACCTATTATGCAAATGCAGCTTACCGGCTTCTGTGTATTCCAACACATCAAAACCAGCTTAGCTTCATGAACAGCAAAGCGGATTTTCAAAACACGCATACGGCGATGATGCTGCGGACATTATTGCAAAAGGAAGGATATTCTCCTATCATTTCAGTTCATCCACATGAAATTATTTGTATCATCTTCTCTAGTCCTAGTAATGTAAATACTAATGGCCAATGGGAAAAGCTCCGTGTAAAGCTGACTCAGCTGTGTGCTAAGCTTTTGAATGGTCAATTATTTGGAATAAGCTCGTCTTACTCGAGCCTTGAGCTTGTGACAAAGGCTTATGAAGAGGCAAATGACGTCCTGCATTTACGAAAACAGGCCGAAATAATCAGCCCTTTTTTCGACAATCTCGGCATATACCGGCTGTTGCTCCCCCTTCAGAAAACAGGGGCATTACAGCGCTATATCGAGGATTATATAGGGGGAATTATTGAATATGATAAGGTGAATAACAGCGAGCTCCTCAAAACATTGGCCGTGTACTTTGAGTGCAACGGCTCCAGAAAGATGGCGGCAGAAAGGCTGTTTATCGTCAGGCAAACCTTGTATCACAGGCTGGAGAAATTACGGAGTCTCCTTGGCGATGGGTTTACTGAGCCAACGAGCCGCTTGGCTTTAGAAGCAGCAATTAAAGGCTATGAACTTGAAAATAGCCTTCGCAAAAAGCAGGAAAATCTGCTGATTCACGAAGGCCGGAACTAA